One region of Trachemys scripta elegans isolate TJP31775 chromosome 8, CAS_Tse_1.0, whole genome shotgun sequence genomic DNA includes:
- the TEX50 gene encoding testis-expressed protein 50 — protein MFVRGVSLVFPIWIAFLFQDSLCHCDRPSWVRVGWEILPEDLEQLQLGTPLQSNCLPYPLDQLSHCFTHLEIAKGCFEVLYVSCKIILFFLGGLCVRCLWSKLRRPQKKVSVETSSAFVTTEFHAECTCNVDKMLCRLVANTSIMMKYLKDVCHHHRNKARHQNLSKKRKEEEIKDEEIFPICPSCHSSSMDTIMQEV, from the exons ATGTTTGTCCGAGGTGTCTCCCTAGTCTTTCCTATCTGGATTGCCTTCTTGTTCCAAGACAGCCTCTGCCATTGTGATCGCCCAAGCTGGGTCAGAGTTGGATGGGAAATTCTTCCAGAGGATCTGGAGCAACTGCAGCTTGGAACTCCACTTCAATCTAACTGCCTGCCCTACCCTCTGGACCAACTGTCTCACTGCTTTACTCACCTGGAAATAGCCAAAGGATGCTTCGAGGTTTTGTATGTCAGCTGCAAAATTATACTTTTCTTCCTAGGGGGCTTATGTGTACGCTGTCTATGGAGCAAATTGAGAAGACCGCAGAAGAAG GTGTCCGTGGAGACCTCTTCTGCTTTTGTCACGACAGAATTTCATGCTGAGTGCACCTGCAACGTGGACAAAATGCTCTGCAGGCTGGTGGCAAACACGTCTATCATGATGAAATACCTAAAGGATGTATGCCACCATCATAGGAATAAAGCCAGGCACCAGAACTTAAGtaagaagaggaaggaagaagaaatTAAGGATGAAGAGATCTTCCCTATTTGTCCATCCTGCCACAGCTCCAGCATGGATACCATAATGCAGGAAGTATAA
- the ANKRD45 gene encoding ankyrin repeat domain-containing protein 45 has protein sequence MTLGLMQFPDIALETMELVEATQPADTGEPKEPEYSNPLLRPALTGDVEGVQQIFADPEDPDGEKAMQLLMEKDIVGRDLLYTTSMAGQSAVIRALAKYGVVMKDKTARGYTLLHCAAAWGQLETLKTLVELEADILATNFRGEKARDIANRYAQTDCIEFLDWAEAKQALRTFIAHIQATIADPEKVQGRLNKEDKNMSLSACRVKCDWLENAKEPTRQDFLDQKQQLEDIMLPIFTKLATPRPPTAKSTRSALNCSKI, from the exons ATGACGTTGGGCCTGATGCAATTTCCAG ACATTGCTCTAGAGACAATGGAGCTAGTAGAAGCAACACAGCCAGCAGATACAGGGGAGCCTAAGGAGCCAGAGTATTCTAACCCTCTCCTGAGGCCTGCTCTCACTGGAGATGTGGAGGGTGTGCAGCAGATTTTTGCCGACCCAGAAGACCCTGATGGTGAAAAGGCCATGCAACTTCTCATGGAAAAGGACATCGTAGGGAGAGACCTACTATATACAACCAGCATGGCCGGACAGAGTGCAGTCATCAGAGCACTGGCAAAATACGGAGTGGTCATGAAGGATAAAACAGCCAGAG GTTACACACTCCTCCACTGTGCTGCGGCCTGGGGCCAGCTGGAGACTTTGAAAACTCTGGTAGAACTGGAAGCTGATATTCTAGCGACGAACTTCCGGGGTGAAAAGGCCCGAGATATAGCCAACCGTTATGCACAGACAGACTGCATCGAATTCCTGGACTGGGCAG AAGCTAAGCAAGCTCTGCGGACGTTCATCGCCCACATCCAGGCAACGATTGCAGACCCAGAGAAGGTGCAGGGAAGGCTGAACAAGGAAGACAAG AACATGTCTCTCAGCGCCTGTCGTGTAAAATGTGATTGGCTTGAGAACGCCAAGGAGCCCACCAGACAAGATTTCCTGGATCAGAAGCAGCAGCTGGAAGATATCATGCTTCCCATCTTCACAAAGCTGGCCACGCCCC